The following proteins come from a genomic window of Aspergillus luchuensis IFO 4308 DNA, chromosome 3, nearly complete sequence:
- a CDS encoding uncharacterized protein (InterPro:IPR007011;~PFAM:PF04927;~antiSMASH:Cluster_3.10), with protein sequence MPSNQMSKSDASRIQSTQAQGGKDMSSGGFAARAQGAADRNANAAASSTRSSQGPSAGTHQSGQQSTPGKR encoded by the exons ATGCCTTCCAACCAGATGAGCAAGTCGGATGCTTCCCGCATCCAATCCACCCAA GCCCAAGGTGGAAAAGATATGAGCTCTGGTGGCTTTGCTGCTCGAGCTCAAGGAGCTGCCGATCGCAATGCCAACGCTGCAGCATCCAGCACCCGTTCCTCTCAGGGCCCGTCAGCGGGAACCCACCAAAGTGGCCAGCAGTCCACGCCCGGAAAGAGATGA
- a CDS encoding uncharacterized protein (COG:S;~EggNog:ENOG410Q1CI;~TransMembrane:3 (n2-10c15/16o39-60i72-94o106-125i);~antiSMASH:Cluster_3.10), translated as MCTFVTSLLFDLLMCRPIEKNWQVKPYAGNNCTVRPLNYIVIEVLSILTDLCIMCVPIPLIIVAKIPTSQKWILTGLFSSGIFVMIAAALRAYYSVKDLSTLATALGWASRQAFVSAIIVCAPGIKPLLSRFSWFASYSSSRGYDKKDRSRTTFFNSKSGGRDATMVSTCEPRPYELPSMGWSKKRQNSSGESQEHIMDSLPAPQQGYAGDSERNMGIMITTDVTLAHEEASPEDLHNVSTSHPYGH; from the exons ATGTGCACATTTGTCACCTCACTGCTCTTCGACCTTCTTATGTGCAGGCCGATCGAGAAAAATTGGCAGGTCAAGCCATATGCAGGGA ATAACTGCACTGTGCGCCCGTTAAACTATATCGTCATCGAAGTCTTAAGCATCTT AACCGATCTTTGTATCATGTGCGTCCCAATTCCACTGATTATCGTTGCCAAAATCCCGACGTCTCAGAAGTGGATCCTCACGGGTCTGTTTTCCTCCGGCATCTTCGTCATGATCGCTGCCGCTCTTCGCGCATACTACTCCGTCAAAGACCTTTCGACTCTCGCTACAGCTTTGGGTTGGGCATCACGGCAGGCCTTTGTCTCAGCCATCATTGTCTGCGCCCCGGGGATCAAGCCTCTCCTCTCTCGCTTTTCCTGGTTTGCATCCTACAGTTCTTCCCGCGGATACGACAAAAAGGACCGAAGCCGAACGACCTTTTTCAACTCCAAGAGTGGGGGTCGAGATGCTACAATGGTCAGCACCTGTGAGCCTCGGCCGTACGAGCTCCCGTCTATGGGCTGGTCAAAGAAACGGCAAAATTCATCAGGAGAGAGCCAGGAACATATTATGGATTCCCTGCCGGCACCACAACAGGGCTACGCGGGCGACTCTGAACGAAACATGGGCATTATGATTACGACAGATGTGACTCTTGCGCATGAAGAAGCCTCTCCTGAAGATCTGCACAATGTATCCACCTCCCATCCATATGGGCACTAA
- a CDS encoding uncharacterized protein (COG:S;~EggNog:ENOG410PSK9;~TransMembrane:5 (i36-62o97-125i146-169o181-202i521-543o)) yields the protein MAESDTVVSVASDPTSSNPKKDPKAKEEKIGITSHWIFIIWSWFLLTIPLSSLTAVFLALVFSYRVDHGDSPFENLRVGLATEGSSDAYYVNMNSSILLFVTSWASTLAPMLSGFLITLASFPIARRYLQDIQQGRFERLPTPHQLTLMLKFFDGGTLGATWSWIVYLVSWKKKRQPQTLTLFSAASVALLATLLGALVSLADTWLHLTTTTVSFTRATAATNNTAYSFGLTPQCLKGNNSVAAQEDTGLCSVSMAVTGQFLANATVSLGVLNNVSDFATVYTYDNNSTMYSYLGLPEGTASVTDRDYEAQTYGAATQCEMFSKRCNLTEVTTSLRYNCSSAFAGFIDSTELITGFFTDSSMTTDIEDNETSNYGTGNPFYYVIAGVLSTSGGTVPNSTEFVQNESGVYGYVLGCNTTIYDIVYDRVNNSVTRFVPTDSNTSVSNIWQTSIAQTVDWEPSIELEIGAAAFSQTGQEFADKIAQSFSKVILALGADGIESRPALAAQQRETSLVSRVPMAPLFTLVAVNFLYVIVGLIFAGIAISTARGAVPDVHARLGISGLVADRFEEPGSRKEVHSVDEMFEEYAGQPSRRVAVEPETEDGVYVFKNWDTSRSTSVDVREGSVAVERSGLIGGESA from the exons ATGGCCGAGTCTGATACCGTTGTCTCTGTCGCAAGTGACCCTACGTCATCCAACCCAAAAAAGGACCCTAAggcgaaagaagaaaagattgGAATTACCTCTCATTGGATCTTCATAATCTGGAGCTGGTTTCTACTCACCATTCCCCTCTCATCACTGACAGCTGTCTTCCTCGCACTGGTCTTTAGCTACCGGGTTGACCATGGAGACTCCCCGTTTGAGAATCTCCGCGTGGGCCTCGCGACAGAAGGTTCATCGGATGCGTACTACGTGAATATGAACTCGAGTATTCTTCTATTTGTGACCTCATGGGCTAGTACCTTGGCTCCTATGCTGTCGGGATTTCTCATCACGCTTGCGTCATTTCCCATCGCGAGAAGGTACCTCCAGGACATACAACAAGGACGTTTTGAACGGTTGCCTACCCCACACCAACTGACGCTCATGCTCAAGTTCTTTGACGGGGGCACTCTCGGAGCGACCTGGAGCTGGATTGTTTACCTCGTTTCGTGGAAAAAGAAGCGCCAGCCTCAGACTCTCACTCTGTTCTCAGCCGCTTCTGTGGCTTTGCTAGCGACATTACTTGG AGCGTTGGTTTCTTTGGCAGATACCTGGCTTCACTTGACTACGACGACAGTCTCCTTCACTCGCGCCACTGCCGCCACGAATAATACCGCCTACAGCTTTGGCCTGACCCCCCAGTGCTTGAAAGGCAACAATTCGGTCGCAGCACAGGAAGATACTGGCCTATGTAGTGTCTCGATGGCTGTCACGGGCCAGTTCCTGGCAAATGCAACCGTCAGTCTCGGCGTGCTAAACAACGTCTCTGATTTTGCGACCGTGTACACCtacgacaacaacagcacGATGTACAGCTACCTTGGATTACCAGAGGGCACGGCCTCCGTGACCGACCGGGATTACGAAGCTCAAACATATGGTGCTGCGACACAGTGCGAGATGTTCTCCAAAAGATGCAACCTGACCGAAGTGACGACCTCTCTCCGATACAATTGCTCGAGTGCCTTTGCCGGCTTCATCGACTCCACCGAATTGATTACGGGCTTTTTTACAGACTCCAGTATGACAACTGACATCGAAGACAACGAGACTTCCAACTATGGCACAGGAAACCCGTTCTACTATGTCATCGCCGGCGTACTAAGTACCTCTGGCGGGACCGTTCCCAATTCGACAGAGTTCGTGCAGAATGAGTCGGGCGTGTATGGCTACGTCCTTGGCTGCAACACCACGATCTACGACATCGTGTACGACCGAGTCAACAACTCCGTGACCCGCTTCGTACCCACCGACAGCAACACCTCGGTATCCAACATCTGGCAGACGAGCATCGCGCAGACAGTCGACTGGGAACCATCTATCGAGCTGGAAATCGGGGCAGCCGCGTTCAGCCAAACAGGCCAGGAGTTCGCAGACAAGATCGCACAGTCATTCAGCAAGGTGATACTGGCCCTGGGAGCAGACGGGATTGAATCGCGCCCGGCACTAGCAGCGCAGCAGAGGGAGACTTCCCTTGTATCGCGGGTTCCCATGGCTCCACTCTTCACCTTGGTTGCCGTGAACTTCTTGTATGTCATCGTGGGCTTGATTTTTGCGGGAATCGCTATCAGCACCGCCCGGGGAGCAGTCCCTGATGTTCATGCGCGGCTTGGAATCTCGGGCCTCGTAGCAGATCGGTTTGAGGAACCTGGATCGCGCAAGGAAGTTCATTCGGTTGATGAAATGTTCGAGGAGTATGCTGGACAGCCGAGCCGACGGGTGGCTGTGGAGCCAGAAACTGAGGATGGGGTGTACGTTTTCAAGAATTGGGATACATCTAGATCGACTTCGGTGGATGTGAGGGAAGGCTCTGTAGCGGTTGAGAGATCTGGGTTGATTGGTGGTGAGAGTGCTTGA
- a CDS encoding 5'-methylthioadenosine/S-adenosylhomocysteine nucleosidase family protein (COG:F;~EggNog:ENOG410Q17E;~InterPro:IPR000845,IPR035994;~PFAM:PF01048;~antiSMASH:Cluster_3.10;~go_function: GO:0003824 - catalytic activity [Evidence IEA];~go_process: GO:0009116 - nucleoside metabolic process [Evidence IEA]), giving the protein MEHQQPHFLQNPPKRRKLDLGESLRPLSHDDYTIGWVCALAIEAAAAMAMLDQIHPALPTHARDSNSYTLGSIGRHNIVIACLPAGIYGTTSAATVASNMFISFGSIHHLVMVGIGGGVPSASVDIWLGDVVVSIPTPCCEGVVQYDYGKAIRKGHFERTGTLNKPSTALLTAVNNVRAADLRNGSQIPVLISEMLARNPQMVETFTSPGSQRDLLFASDYEHDPAEPTCEFCDREKLLIRSTRSSDRPVVHYGLIASGNQVIKHAQTRDLLAAELNGILCFEMEAAGLMDNFPCLVIRGVSDYSDSHKNKDWQG; this is encoded by the coding sequence ATGGAGCATCAACAACCGCATTTCCTGCAAAACCCCCCGAAGCGGAGAAAACTCGACCTGGGAGAGAGTCTCAGGCCACTCTCCCACGATGACTACACCATCGGCTGGGTGTGTGCTCTTGCCATtgaggcagcggcagcaatgGCCATGCTGGATCAAATCCATCCAGCCTTGCCCACTCACGCGCGAGACAGCAATTCGTATACCCTCGGGTCCATCGGCCGTCATAATATCGTGATCGCTTGTCTCCCCGCCGGCATCTATGGCACCACGTCAGCAGCCACTGTCGCCAGCAATATGTTCATCAGTTTTGGATCGATTCATCATCTAGTTATGGTCGGGATCGGGGGAGGGGTGCCGTCTGCATCGGTGGATATCTGGCTTGGGGATGTCGTGGTGAGCATTCCCACTCCCTGCTGCGAGGGCGTGGTGCAATACGACTATGGTAAGGCCATCAGAAAAGGGCACTTTGAGCGCACAGGCACTTTGAATAAGCCGTCCACTGCCCTTCTGACAGCAGTCAATAACGTTCGGGCGGCGGACCTCCGCAATGGCAGCCAGATACCCGTCCTGATATCGGAGATGTTGGCGCGTAATCCGCAGATGGTGGAGACGTTCACGTCTCCCGGCTCTCAGAGAGACCTTCTTTTTGCTTCAGATTACGAACATGACCCAGCTGAACCGACCTGCGAGTTTTGCGACCGTGAAAAACTGCTTATCCGGTCGACACGCAGCTCTGATCGGCCGGTTGTTCACTACGGCCTGATCGCATCCGGAAACCAAGTGATAAAGCATGCACAAACCCGCGATTTGCTTGCAGCGGAGCTCAATGGCATATTATGTTTCGAAATGGAAGCGGCTGGGCTGATGGACAACTTTCCATGTCTTGTCATCAGAGGTGTTTCGGACTACTCAGACTCGCATAAAAACAAGGACTGGCAGGGTTAA
- a CDS encoding uncharacterized protein (COG:S;~EggNog:ENOG410Q1CI;~TransMembrane:3 (o13-30i42-63o90-114i);~antiSMASH:Cluster_3.10): protein MGYNLTAEMFSEWAIGLVVIAVRLYTRFSVDRGMFRWDDVCLVLGTLFWTLLVVFLYLCTAVYGSNIGLNATTAAEVPDDQVPSLTKGSIYAFLAWLSYILMVWSFKGVLVFLYNRLT from the exons ATGGGCTACAATCTTACCGCAGAGATGTTCAGCGAATGGGCAATAGGACTGGTTGTCATTGCAGTTCGATTGTACACGCGCTTCTCCGTGGACCGTGGAATGTTCCGCTGGGACGATGTGTGCCTGGTGCTTGGAACG CTTTTCTGGACTCTCCTTGTTGTATTCTTATATCTGTGCACCG CTGTCTATGGCAGCAATATAGGCCTCAATGCCACCACTGCCGCTGAGGTGCCGGATGATCAGGTCCCATCGTTAACCAAAGGCTCAATCTATGCGTTTCTTGCCTGGCTTTCGTACATTCTCATGGTGTGGTCTTTCAAGGGAGTGCTTGTGTTTCTCTACAACAGACTCACGTAA
- a CDS encoding uncharacterized protein (COG:F;~EggNog:ENOG410Q17E;~InterPro:IPR027417;~antiSMASH:Cluster_3.10) — protein sequence MMDALRPDQHESRQATIKPAHAKPCRWLLEKQEYVNWLDSDRFPEHRGFLWIKGKAGSGKSTMMKFAFLQADATVDVNTKVVSFFFNARGEDLEKSTLGMYRSLLAQLLEKSQNYRYF from the coding sequence ATGATGGATGCTCTACGACCTGATCAACACGAGAGTCGGCAAGCTACGATAAAGCCCGCGCATGCTAAACCTTGCAGGTGGCTTCTTGAGAAGCAGGAATACGTGAACTGGCTGGACAGCGATCGCTTCCCCGAGCACCGTGGCTTTCTCTGGATCAAGGGAAAGGCAGGGAGTGGCAAATCCACTATGATGAAATTCGCATTTCTACAGGCCGATGCAACAGTGGATGTAAACACCAAGGTCGTCTCATTTTTCTTCAATGCCAGAGGGGAAGATTTGGAAAAATCAACATTGGGGATGTACCGGTCCTTGTTGGCGCAATTGCTGGAGAAGTCCCAGAACTACAGGTACTTCTAG
- the HSP30 gene encoding Hsp20/alpha crystallin family protein (COG:O;~EggNog:ENOG410PQI6;~InterPro:IPR008978,IPR002068;~PFAM:PF00011,PF17886;~antiSMASH:Cluster_3.10) yields MSLFRTIPTAGDFAPLFRLLDDYDLHRSGQGSSVTSARTFAPRFDVRETSDGYHLDGELPGIAQKDVDIEFSDPQTLVIKGRTEREYHSSDNDEAQNTPAPENANNNNQGEGSAVVPSGDKQVSKNKSKAKHHYWVSERSVGEFHRTFSFPTRVDQDAVKASLKNGILSIFVPKAAAPSSKKITIE; encoded by the coding sequence ATGTCTCTCTTCCGAACCATCCCTACTGCTGGCGACTTCGCTCCTCTCTTCCGCCTGCTGGACGACTATGATCTCCACCGCTCCGGCCAAGGCTCCTCGGTGACTTCTGCTCGCACCTTTGCGCCTCGCTTCGACGTCCGCGAGACCTCGGATGGCTACCACCTCGATGGTGAGCTGCCCGGCATCGCCCAGAAGGACGTCGACATTGAGTTCTCCGACCCTCAGACTCTCGTGATCAAGGGTCGCACCGAGCGCGAATACCACTCCTCGGACAATGACGAGGCCCAGAACACCCCTGCCCCGGAGAAcgccaacaacaataaccaGGGCGAGGGCAGCGCTGTGGTCCCCTCGGGCGATAAGCAAGTCTCCAAGAACAAGTCTAAGGCCAAGCACCACTACTGGGTCAGCGAGCGCTCCGTTGGCGAGTTCCACcgcaccttctccttccctaCTCGCGTCGACCAGGATGCTGTCAAGGCTTCCTTGAAGAATGGCATCCTGTCCATCTTCGTGCCTAAGGCGgctgctccttcttcgaagaagatTACCATCGAGTAA
- a CDS encoding uncharacterized protein (COG:G;~EggNog:ENOG410PS5U;~InterPro:IPR023271,IPR034294,IPR000425;~PFAM:PF00230;~TransMembrane:5 (i58-80o100-121i147-165o185-210i222-242o);~antiSMASH:Cluster_3.10;~go_component: GO:0016020 - membrane [Evidence IEA];~go_function: GO:0015267 - channel activity [Evidence IEA];~go_process: GO:0055085 - transmembrane transport [Evidence IEA]) translates to MIPGMEKSGCREKPAHGIAPVARFPQSRGDGYQSTTQPGTDLSDWKCLADVTMWKCTLLECVASMMYTFMLTWVTIAPAYKDRDDTGNLSYYTMNYYDWVRYLPASIVNVCLFPLIIFTFARSTGGYINPTVTLAAYFLRRVSLSRAAMYIAGQVVGSALAVWAVQEAYGSTEFDMGCIISPGGVSIRDACVADMIGSFTIVVAVMYIAAGRKTRGLFGDAMSPWMVGIAVEAGFWVPRLIWQGYPRASIPLWPTLWDAMINGSC, encoded by the exons ATGATACctgggatggagaagagtgGCTGTCGCGAGAAGCCAGCGCACGGCATCGCACCTGTGGCCCGCTTCCCTCAGAGCCGTGGCGATGGCTATCAAAGTACTACCCAGCCAGGTACAGACCTGTCGGACTGGAAGTGCTTGGCGGACGTCACTATGTGGAAGTGCACCTTACTAGAATGTGTTG CCAGCATGATGTACACGTTCATGTTGACATGGGTGACGATTGCACCAGCATACAAAGATCGAGACGATACCGGTAATCTTTCCTACTACACCATGAACTACTACGACTGGGTCCGCTACTTACCTGCGAGTATCGTCAATGTGTGCCTCTTCCCTTTGATCATCTTCACTTTTGCGCGCTCGACTGGCGGCTATATCAATCCGACTGTTACGTTGGCTGCGTACTTTCTTCGCCGAGTGTCCTTATCGCGGGCCGCTATGTACATTGCTGGACAAGTTGTTGGAAGTGCCTTGGCAGTGTGGGCTGTGCAAGAAGCATATGGTAGCACAGAGTTTGATATGGGGTGTATCATCAGTCCTGGAGGGGTTTCGATACGCGATGCATGTGTTGCTGATATGATCGGCAGTTTTACTATAGTAGTGGCAGTCATGTACATTGCTGCTGGTCGCAAAACCAGAGGGTTATTTGGAGATGCGATGTCGCCTTGGATGGTGGGCATTGCCGTGGAGGCTGGGTTCTGGGTACCTAGACTCATATGGCAGGGATATCCCCGTGCAAGTATACCATTGTGGCCTACGTTGTGGGACGCTATGATCAATGGCAGCTGTTAA
- a CDS encoding uncharacterized protein (COG:S;~EggNog:ENOG410QE5I;~InterPro:IPR023346;~SECRETED:SignalP(1-21);~antiSMASH:Cluster_3.10) translates to MRFTQFFNYLAVGSLAGIAAAAPLGTRTLEVEEGEQLASRSTNAVVSVSALAVTSVNDSVGKSSGSNSYTKYTGDGSTADGWPAKSDWLSFDAMWEANKDAVIAKSCSNNGWGKDNSATETANIKSAIEKVAKESKVDHRFILAVVLQESKGCVRVPTTANGVNNPGLMQSYQGTGTCYGKSTCSDSEIVQMIRDGAIGTSSSGGYGLASYLDLADRTGVAAYYRAARLYNSGVNSLKSTTNLDLASGATSCYASDIANRLTGWTTATSKCSSW, encoded by the exons ATGCGTTTCACTCAGTTCTTCAAC TACCTTGCTGTCGGCTCCCTTGCCGgcatcgccgccgccgctccgTTGGGAACTCGGACCctggaggtcgaggagggagagcaGTTGGCCTCCCGTTCCACCAACGCAGTGGTGAGCGTCAGCGCATTGGCTGTCACTAGCGTCAACGACAGTGTTGGCAAGAGCTCCGGCTCAAACTCTTACACCAAGTACACCGGCGATGGTTCGACGGCTGATGGATGGCCCGCCAAGTCCGACTGGCTTTCCTTCGATGCGAT GTGGGAGGCCAACAAGGATGCTGTCATTGCCAAGTCCTGCAGCAACAATGGCTGGGGCAAGGACAACTCGGCGACCGAGACCGCAAACATCAAGAGTGCCATTGAGAAGGTCGCCAAGGAGTCCAAGGTCGACCATCGCTTCATTCTGGCCGTGGTTCTGCAGGAATCCAAGGGCTGTGTCCGGGTCCCGACTACGGCCAACGGTGTAAACAACCCTGGTCTCATGCAGAGTTACCAGGGTACCGGTACTTGCTATGGAAAGAGCACCTGCTCCGACTCGGAGATCGTCCAGATGATCCGCGATGGAG CTATTGGAACTTCCTCCAGTGGTGGTTATGGCCTCGCTTCTTACCTGGACTTGGCCGATCGGACTGGTGTTGCGGCCTACTACCGTGCCGCCAGACTTTACAACTCCGGTGTAAACTCCCTTAAGTCGACCACCAACCTTGATCTTGCCTCTGGTGCCACTTCTTGCTACGCCTCTGATATCGCCAACCGTCTCACTGGCTGGACGACGGCGACCTCTAAGTGCTCTAGCTGGTAG
- a CDS encoding uncharacterized protein (COG:S;~EggNog:ENOG410Q246;~InterPro:IPR001077,IPR036388,IPR016461,IPR029063, IPR036390;~PFAM:PF00891;~SMCOG1042:O-methyltransferase;~antiSMASH:Cluster_3.10;~go_function: GO:0008168 - methyltransferase activity [Evidence IEA];~go_function: GO:0008171 - O-methyltransferase activity [Evidence IEA]) → MNTDSLQSIWTNVQSSLDAFQADGTEYNRIDALEKATQLARALEKPRDAILKLAYTPTALMAVKVAHDMKVFPALANATSPVPVSELAALKPADPLLVERMMRLCVAFGFAAEPVPGKYLPTAVTKEMVNRTSVGVVESLFCEFLPTIQKTPEYLQVTNYRNPEDPLFAPLQYTNNMKEDGFMWLCQNAEALARFNKFMEGQRADRPHWADWFPVQERVLADADSNPDRAMIVDIGGGRGHDLLGFKKRFPNAPGKLVLEDLPVVIDEVRGAQDLEGANIVPVKYNFFTEQQPVKGARVYYFKNVMHDWSDEKARIILNYVVEAMEPGYSKLIMEEYIVPDQNASAIHGMTDVAVMVFCSGLERTTQQWTRLLDSVGLRVNKFWTRAGDGLGVVEAERI, encoded by the exons ATGAACACAGATTCACTCCAGAGTATTTGGACCAATGTCCAGTCATCGCTAGATGCTTTTCAGGCCGATGGAACTGAATATAACCGGATCGATGCTCTCGAGAAGGCAACCCAGCTGGCGAGAGCGCTGGAGAAACCTCGCGATGCGATTCTGAAATTAGCATATACG CCGACAGCCCTGATGGCTGTGAAGGTGGCTCACGACATGAAGGTGTTCCCTGCTTTGGCCAACGCGACGAGCCCAGTCCCCGTGAGCGAGCTTGCAGCGTTGAAGCCTGCGGATCCCCTCCTAGTCG AGCGAATGATGCGTCTCTGCGTGGCATTCGGCTTTGCGGCTGAGCCAGTCCCCGGTAAGTATTTGCCGACTGCAGTGACCAAGGAGATGGTCAACCGAACGTCTGTTGGAGTGGTAGAGTCTTT GTTCTGTGAATTCCTTCCCACCATCCAGAAGACCCCAGAATACCTTCAAGTCACCAACTACCGTAACCCCGAAGATCCTCTGTTTGCGCCCCTACAGTACACCAACAACATGAAAGAAGACGGATTCATGTGGCTCTGCCAGAACGCTGAAGCCCTAGCTCGGTTTAACAAGTTTATGGAAGGCCAGCGTGCGGATCGCCCGCACTGGGCGGACTGGTTCCCTGTGCAAGAACGGGTATTGGCCGATGCTGACAGCAACCCCGATCGGGCCATGATTGTGGACATTGGTGGTGGCCGAGGCCATGACCTTCTGGGATTTAAAAAACGGTTCCCCAATGCACCAGGGAAGTTGGTGTTGGAGGATCTGCCGGTGGTGATCGACGAGGTGAGAGGGGCGCAGGACTTGGAAGGGGCCAACATTGTCCCCGTCAAGTACAATTTCTTCACGGAGCAACAGCCCGTCAAAG GTGCTCGTGTCTACTACTTCAAGAATGTCATGCACGATTGGTCCGATGAGAAAGCCCGGATCATCCTCAACTATGTCGTGGAAGCGATGGAGCCGGGCTACTCCAAGCTAATCATGGAAGAATACATTGTACCCGACCAGAATGCTTCGGCGATTCACGGCATGACAGACGTTGCGGTGATGGTGTTTTGCTCGGGACTGGAACGGACGACGCAGCAGTGGACGCGGCTGCTGGACTCAGTGGGATTGCGAGTGAATAAATTCTGGACGCGCGCCGGCGATGGACTGGGAGTGGTCGAGGCTGAACGGATCTGA